A region of Pseudorca crassidens isolate mPseCra1 chromosome 8, mPseCra1.hap1, whole genome shotgun sequence DNA encodes the following proteins:
- the PRSS37 gene encoding probable inactive serine protease 37, translating into MKFIFCLSVLAGTIFPAQSSVQKEDHAPYLVYLKSHFNPCVGVLIKSSWVLAPAHCYLPNLKVMLGNLRIRIRDGTEQIIDPIQIVRYWNYSHSSPQDDLMLIRLAKPAILNHKVQPIPLATSTVKPGTICMLSGLDWSQDNSGRHPDLRQNLEAPMMSDADCQKTEQGKSHRNSICVKFVKVLSRIFGEVAVATVICKGKLQGIEVGHFREGDVGIYTNVQKYITWIENVTKDK; encoded by the exons ATGAAATTTATCTTCTGTTTGAGTGTCCTTGCTG GGACAATTTTCCCCGCTCAATCATCCGTGCAGAAAGAAGACCATGCCCCCTATTTGGTATACCTCAAGTCTCACTTCAACCCCTGTGTGGGTGTCCTCATCAAAAGCAGCTGGGTGCTGGCGCCTGCTCACTGCTACCTACC AAACCTGAAAGTGATGCTGGGAAATCTCAGGATCAGAATCAGAGATGGGACAGAGCAGATAATTGACCCTATCCAGATTGTCCGCTACTGGAACTACAGTCATAGTTCCCCCCAGGATGACCTCATGCTCATTAGGCTGGCTAAGCCCGCCATCCTCAACCATAAAGTCCAGCCCATTCCCCTCGCCACCAGCACCGTCAAGCCAGGCACCATCTGTATGCTTTCAGGCTTGGACTGGAGCCAAGACAACAGCG GCAGACACCCTGATTTAAGGCAGAACCTGGAGGCCCCCATGATGTCTGATGCAGACTGCCAGAAAACCGAACAAGGAAAAAGCCACAGAAACTCCATATGCGTTAAATTTGTGAAAGTGCTCAGTCGAATTTTTGGG GAGGTGGCCGTTGCTACTGTCATCTGCAAAGGCAAGCTACAGGGGATCGAGGTCGGACACTTCAGGGAAGGGGATGTGGGCATCTACACCAATGTTCAGAAATATATCACCTGGATTGAGAACGTCACTAAAGACAAATAA